The Flavobacterium sp. 140616W15 sequence CCATCCGCCATACTGCACTTGTGTATCATCTAATCTTAACTTTTCAGATTGTTTTAAGCTCATAACTTTTTTTATTAATTTGACATTATCATTTTAAAATCTTTTGTAATAAAGAAACAGTCAGACACCTTGACTTTATTCAAATAAAAAGGTGTAACCTATATACCTTTGGAGGGTACAGTATGTTTTGTTGTGGAAGTCTGTTGTTTGTTTTTGTGGGTAGAATAATTCTTCATCAAGTATAAAAGAATGTTTCCAACTGGAGTTGAATTGAGGATTTACTTGCGCAGCAAGATATCTTGGCTCATTTAAATTGTAGTTATCTAGATATAAGTTTTTTATGTTGTAATCCATAAGCAATACTCGAGAATAATCATTATCATATTTGCTTAAAAATTTATAATTCATTATTTTAGAATCTAATTCTTTAACTTCTAAAGATAATTTTTTATCAAAATCTTTTATTTGTTCTGTCAATTGATTATTACTGGTCAGATTACGCTCATAGATTTCAAATTCATTGTACTTAAGTTTACCAAATTCAAGGTAAGTTGTATTTCTGATAATTTTATTTAAGACTGGATCATTTTCTATTCTAAATACTTTTTTACTTTTTTTTCGATAAGGTAGGATATAACAGTTTTTTTTCCAGTCGTATTGATTGTTATATGGTTGGTCATTTTCGCTGAAAAAATCCGTAATTGTATCTTCACTGCCACAAATTGTAGTTCCTAGGAAACTTATTCGAGTTGTGTTTTCTTTAAAGAATTGCTTTAAAGATTTATTCTTGTCAATATTGCAAATAATTGAATTTTCTCCAACAGGAGATGAACAATGTTCTAATCCGTAAAATTTTATAAAATACATTTTAGGAACGAGATCATCAACATATTCTAGCCCATATGGCATTACTAAAGAATCTATTTGAGCTCTAATTTCAGAGTAAGATAAATTAGATGAATTTTTCAATAATATTAATATTTTATGATGGTCTAATGTCGATACCCTTTTATGTATAGTATTGATTACAGAATCCTCTCTCTGCCTATTATCAATACTGTCTTTTTTCCAAATTTTTATATATTCTGTTTCTGTTTCAACAGTTGTTCCTTTTCTAAATAATTTTAAATTGATTTGAGCAGGATTTTTTTTTATTTTAATAACTTGCGGTTCTTTATTTTTATGATCTACATATATAATTGTGTAGTTGTTGCGGTCGTTGTTTTTAAAATAATAGTACCTGTTTTTTGTATCATATTTAGCTACAATCGCAGGGATCTCAAAGCCTTCAAGAGTTACTTTAGCATCATCAATATTTTTTCCAGTCTCAGCATCTTCTACATATATTTTTATAGCATGGGTTGTTTTTTCCTGAGCTGAGCAGCAAAATGATAATAATGCAAAACAAAGTATTGATAGATGTTTCATTGTAGGTAGATTAAATTTTGGTTAAAAAAGGTTTTACACTAAGTAATTTTTTAAGTTCTGAAGTTATCGGAATGCAAAGAACTTCATATAAAGTGGTTCGGGAAACTTCGCACAGCAATTGCGAACGCTTTGTGGATCGAGATGTAGATAATTATCCAATAACTCTTTGAATCTCATTTCCATTATTATCATGAATAATATGCAGAATTAAATTACCTTGTTCATCCCAATATTTATAAGTATCATATAATGTATTAAATTTTTCGAAACATTCTTCTTTTATTTGCCCATTTTCATAATATTGGGTTTGACGGCCATCTACGTGGCCATTCACAACGGTGATTTCTCCAATGAGATTACCATTAGAATAAAATTCTTCAAAAAAACCAGTAAATGGTTGTTCTTGATAGTAGTAATAAGCTCCACCACCAGCATCTGGATGTTTTATTTCAATACTATCATCATTAAAATTAATTCGTATCATATTTTATTATTTTATGAACGTTATTAAATCTGTAATATAAAAGCAATCAGTACAAGTTTGCATTATTATTATTATTATATTTTCTGGTTCTGCAACAATATTTCTATTGCATCCTAAAACATTATTTTTCAACCAATCATCAAAAAAATGTCCCCTGTCTAATTTTCTTATATCCACGAGTGAGACGTTCGCGTCAGCAGGGGGAACCTATTTTAGGACAAGCGAGGGGATTAAAAAATTTGTTATTTATTGTAATTATTTTTTAATATTTTTTTCGATTTTTTGAAGTGCTTTAATTCCTAATAAATTGTAATATTCTATTAAATCCATTGTACCTGTTGGAGATGCTATATTATTGTTTAGTTTATAAATTTGTATTTCGCTATTTGTTGTTTCTTTTAGATCAATAAGAAAATTTTCTTTTTTGTATTCAAGAATATCATCTAAATCATAATTAATCTGATAGGAAAATTTACCGCTTTTATAAATAAGATTTGTAATTTCATTGTATGATAAAACATCGGAAGTGGCTATGTATTGTTTTAGATAATTTGGCCCAGTAGGTATGCTTGTCATAGTATTTAATTTTGGGCAGCTTACTACTATTGTATCACTAGTATTAAAATTATCTAATAATTCTCCATTATTAATTCTTATTTCATCAGAATTGGACAAAAGATCAATTTCTTTCTTGTTACGTTTATAAATATTGTTTTTTATCAGACCATTTTTTAATTTTTCTTTAAAATCACTATATATATTTGAAGAAGAATTATTTCTTTTTTCTTGTTGTGATACTTCAGAAGCTTTGATTACTGAAGACGGATTGCTTTTATAATTATTTGTCAGGTTATCACAGTGAATATATTTAATATATTTTGGGATATATTTCGGAGTTCCATCTTGATCGAAATATGTTTTTTGTTTATCTTTTGTTAGCAGAAGGATGGTATAAATTGCAAAAATATTTTTATCAGTTGCTATTTTTTTAATTACGGGATCATTAAATCGTTTAAACTTTTTTTTATTTTTTTTCTCTACTGCTATAGCTTTTAAGCTCCAAGCCCCAAAACTTAATTCATCTTTAACAATGAGATTTTTGTAGAATTCTGTTATGTATTCCTTAGCAAAACACAATGATTTCGAATCGAAATCTGGACAGCTTTTTAATGTATTTAAAATAGGATCATTAAATAATATGTAAATACGATAATCGTCTTCTTTATAAAAATTAGTGGTATCTTCAGAGATTTTGACTCTAAAAGGAGTATGTAATTGTAACTTCAACTCCTTCGGTAATCCTGCAACATTTTGAAATCCTTTTTCATTATATTTTTTATGATAGCTCATAATGGTATTATAACCAGTTGGAATTTCATTAAAGTAATAATAGCTATTTTTTGTATCATATTTAGCTACAATCGCAGGGATCTCAAAGCCTTCAAGAGTTATTTTAGTATCATCAATATTTTTTCCAGTCTCAGCATCTTCTACATATATTTTTATTGCATGAGTTGTTTTTTCCTGAGCAGAGATGTAAAATGATAACAATGCAAAATAAAGTATTGATAGGTGTTTCATAGTAGGTAGATTAAATTTTGGTTAAAAAAGCTTTTACACAAAGCAAGATCAAATTACTGCATTGAATCAATTGAATAAAAGCTTGTTAGTGCTAATTTAACAACAAAAAGTAATTTTTAGGTTTTTATCTTTTAGAGCTGTTACTTTCTCGACTTTGTTCTCTGATATTAAATCTCCGTAAGCTTCATCGATATTCAGTTCTTTTATAGGCTTTTTTGAAGTGAGAAATGCAAAGTAAGGTGATACCGATAATTCGAGGATTTGCAAAAAGACAATTAATAACGATAGAAACCAGTGAACTACGTTTTATAGCTATTAATTTATTATCTTAAGTTATATTACTACATTTTAAGTTAAAGTATTCCGTTGGACAATAAAATATTAGAAAACGTTATAATTAAGTTGCTTTTGGGTAATTTTACATTTACTTTTTTTTGTCTTAAAGAGATAGATATCTAACTAATAGAATATATATTAATTTATAAGTTCTTTTAAAAATCTTTATGCTTAAAACTAGGTAAACTTTCCTCATGTTGATTTATAACACTGCCGTCGAGACCACTTAATATATATGTTATATTTTTTTTGATTACAATGTTGGGAAATAATATACTCCATGTTTTTATGCCATTAGTATTAGTTTTACTAATCTGAATTGGTGATGGTTTTTGAATTTTGATAGACATTTTATCCAAAAAGACTAAAACATTATTAAAAGTAAATTTATAATCTTCATCCCAATCTTTAACTTCTAGAATATTTCCATTCTCATCATATTTGTATGATTTCCCAACACTAAATCCTAACCATGAAGAGATTAATTTAGATTTAATATTTCCATTACTAAAATAGGTTTCATAATAATCAAAATATTCATCAATATTTTCAGTGATATCTACACTATTGTCAAAATTTACTTTTGTTTCTTTTAATTTTTTATTTTTATCATATTCGTCTAGATGATAGGAATCATAGGATTTGTAAAAATAATTTTTAAAGCTACTCTTAGATTTATTTGAGATAGCTAAATCATTTTCATTTGATTTTTCGAGCTTAATTTTATATTGATTATATAGAGTTAAGTCAACTTTTTTATAGTCTGAATTTAGTTGTGATATTTTTATTTTAGTAAGTTTAAAGTTGTATTTTATTTCTTGACCACTACATGATACAATTGCTATTAGCATTAACACAATAATTTTACTTTTCATAATTTATCCTTTTTTATGGTTCAGGATTAACATATTGATGAGCTATATTACCTTGACAATCATAAAGAGATATAGTTGGTAATCCTACAGTAAAGGTAGAAGGATTAGTTGATTGAACATCTGAATAGTCCATGATATTATCAGTAGCCCAATGATCATAAGTAAATTTCGCAAATTGTGAAGCTTTATATGTAGCAAATGAATGAGGAACTTTTATAAAAAAGTCCCTTTAGATGGCTTAAATTTTAGGTTTGTAAAAGTTATTTTATGCTTTGGGGTAACTTTATTGTGTAGATTTTATATGTATTCTAACTTTACGCCTTTTAGTGTGAGCACCTTACTCATGTCCAGAAATAGAACTCTAAAGATTTTATCTTCTAATTTAAAAAATAAATGGAATTAGGCATGATGTAATATCCAAAGAGTTATGCTTACGATAATAACCTAATGACTCAATAACATTTCCAAAGTATTCTGCTCTTGTAAGTATATCTATACAATAGACAGTAGTAAAACTGATAAAATAAACACGAGTCTTTTCTCTAAATTTGTGTTTTCTACTCATTTCTTTTTTTGAGCTAATATTAGGAAACAATTTTAGTTCATGTGCAAGATACTCATGTCAGCGTGGGGAATTTCCATTTTTCAACCAAAAAAATCAAATGAATTTGGCTTGGTATAAAATTAAAAACACGATTCATACGTTAGTGGGGCGAGATATTTCTGATAATTAATCATCCAATTTTAAAAATAGAGAATTCCCATTTTGTAGAGCTGATTCACATATTTGCTTAATGGCATTATATTCTTCTATTATTGTAGAATCAATATGTTCATTAATAGATAAAAGTTGATCAAAAAACTCTTGTAGTTGATTAATCTTTGTAAATTCTGAAGCAAAATATAAATCTGTATTCAAAAGATAAACTAAACTATTTACATTAGAATTTGAATGTAATGGTACCCAATCAACTATTTTATTGAAGCTTGTATTAAAAATTTTTACTTTAAAAACAATTTCGTTAGTGACTTTTTTTTCAATTAGTATTGCTTCTGTTAATCCGTAGGGATTTATTGTACTTAAATCAATTGTTTTCATAATTTTATTTTGCTTTAAAATGTCCTTTTGCTAGTATTTCTTCATCTTGTGGTGTTATTATCGGCGGAATCTTTTTTTGTCTATTAATTAACCCCATCCAATTGTCTGGAGATATTGAATTTGCTTTATCCTGAAACTTAAACCAAGTGCTGTATCACCTAAGGTATCAATAAAATTAAGTTTTTTTTCATGACTTAACGAAGTTAATATTGGTTTAATACTTGGTTCATCAATATATTTAATTAAGTCATCGGTTCTTCTTTGAATACAGATATAATCTGTAAATTTAAACCTCTTTCACTGTTACTGAGGCTCCACCAGCCAAAAACATTGTAGTAATTATAAATTTTTGATATTTTTTAATAATTTTTCTTTTTTCTAAGTTGTTTTCACTAGCTATTAAGTAACTATTTGTTTGTGCTAAAACTCCAGCTGTGATAGTTATAATTTCACTTCCCACTTCAAATCCTCTCCAAACTTCGACAGCCTCAGTTGCAGATAAACCATTCTGTAAAGCCCTGCCAATCTTTGCCGTGTGTTTTAAATACTGTAAATCTCTCAATACACTAGCTCCTCCAGTAAAGTATATTAATAATGCATCAGTTGTTGAATCAATAGCTAATGAAATTCCAGCATCAAAATCTGCCAAGCGATCGTATTCTTCAATAAAATGAAATAGAAAAGCGGGTACTGTTGCCGATTTGGGAATCATTAAATCAAGATTAGTTTCAAATCCTGTAAATGAAATTTGTTGATAGAGATGGAATGAACCCAAAAACGTAATATCATCCTTATTATATCCACCATGCTCGAAATTAATATCAATTTTTGATATATAAATAATTCAGTGTTAGTCCAAGCTTTAAAAGATCCATCATTACTATGACTAAAAGTCATATAATTTCCTTGTTTAAAAACAGCTTCAATTTCGCTATCAATTATCATATTTTTATTACTTAGATCAATTTTTTTAAGCTTATCTATTGGTTTGTTCTTAGCAAATTTGATCGATTTTTGAGTAGAAAAAAAACAACTGTTCGTTTGCTTTACAACTATGTAAAGTAGCTTTTTAAAAGTGTTTATTAATTTTTGTGCTATCGAAAAAAATAACTGGCGTCTAATTAAAAACGAAGAGTTAGAAAAGAGCCAGTATGAGTTGATTTTTGGATTTCAAATAATCCAATTGAAAGCTAAGGAAACTTGTAGTACAAGTTTCTTGTCGAGGGTAATTGTATTTGCTGGGATTATTATAAAAACTTTCTGCTTGTTAGTAGAAAGTTTTTATAATAATTGTGTAAGCTTAGATTTTAACGGATCCTACTTTCTTCTAGCGTTTTTTTGTGAATTTTCACTTGAGAAAGTTTAGGAATAGGAGCAAAGCAATTTCATTATTTGCTTATTATTACTATGTAAATGTTTCGCTTTGCAGGAACTTTTAATTAGAGCTTAAGAAACTTGTTTTAACAAAATTCACTCAGAATATAAAATTGTAGTGAAATCATTTTTATATTAAAAATAATGGAAGACTAGATGGTTCATTAGAGAAACAAAAAGGTACGTTGGAAGTCGTGGTTAATTAATCGTCTCCCCATTGAACATCTTTAAAAACTCTATCATAAGCAATATCTCCAGTAATTCCATTTATGCCAATAAATCTTATTTTTATTAACGAATCAATTGTGACAGGAATTCTAACTACATATATTGGAATTTTATCTTTTTTTCCAATATCTCTG is a genomic window containing:
- a CDS encoding toxin-antitoxin system YwqK family antitoxin codes for the protein MIRINFNDDSIEIKHPDAGGGAYYYYQEQPFTGFFEEFYSNGNLIGEITVVNGHVDGRQTQYYENGQIKEECFEKFNTLYDTYKYWDEQGNLILHIIHDNNGNEIQRVIG